The Clostridioides difficile genome has a segment encoding these proteins:
- a CDS encoding N-acetylmuramoyl-L-alanine amidase, giving the protein MKKNARLITTGILSMAIVAPTMAFATESNAMENNANLNINLEKKSIVLGSTSKVSVKFKEKPDADSITLKYKCYDMPLDTTLNYNQSTGLYEGTINYNKDPEYLNVWELQGITINSTTNPKTLDRQELEAMGLNLKDYDVTQECIIEDITSRKDVSKYMRKTSAPITELTGSDRYETAVKISKEGWKNGSDKVIIISGDVSIDGIISTPLATTYNAPILLVEKNNVPASVKAELKRLNPKDVIIIGDENSISKTTTNQIKSTVSASQTRLSGSNRYETSLLIAKEIDKNHDVDKVYITNANGGEVDALTIAAKAGQDKQPIILSDKDSLKNDTYKWLQSEDLQSAYFIGGPQMLSTNVINKINDITKDSVTKNRVYGADRHETNANVIKTFYTEDELEAVLVAKSDVLVDALAAGPLAASLKSPILITPKTYVSAYHKDNLEAKSANKVYKIGGGLTSKVMSSIAASLSKHNTTPTEPGTDNGAKTVMIDPGHGGSDTGTTGKPLGGIKEKDYTLNTSLATTEYLRSKGINVIMTRDTDKTLSLGNRTALSNSLRPDLFTSIHYNASDTTGNGVEVFYKLADKNGGTTKTVATNILNRILEKFNLKNRGIKTRTLSTDPTKDYLYVLRTNDMPAVLVECAFLDNEKDMSLLDTSSKVKDMGTQIGKGIEESLK; this is encoded by the coding sequence ATGAAAAAAAATGCAAGATTGATAACAACAGGAATTCTTTCAATGGCAATTGTTGCACCTACAATGGCATTTGCTACTGAGTCTAATGCTATGGAAAATAATGCTAACTTAAATATAAATTTGGAGAAAAAAAGTATAGTTTTAGGAAGTACCTCAAAGGTAAGTGTGAAATTTAAAGAAAAACCAGATGCTGATAGCATTACATTAAAATATAAATGTTATGACATGCCACTAGATACAACTCTAAACTATAATCAATCAACTGGATTATATGAAGGAACTATCAACTATAATAAAGACCCAGAATATCTAAATGTGTGGGAGCTACAGGGTATAACAATAAATAGTACAACTAATCCTAAGACTTTAGACAGACAAGAATTAGAAGCAATGGGATTAAATTTAAAAGATTATGATGTAACACAGGAGTGTATAATTGAAGACATAACTTCAAGAAAAGATGTAAGTAAATATATGAGAAAAACTTCTGCACCTATAACAGAACTTACAGGAAGTGATAGATATGAAACAGCTGTTAAGATAAGTAAAGAAGGCTGGAAAAATGGTTCAGATAAAGTAATTATAATAAGTGGAGATGTAAGTATTGATGGTATTATATCAACTCCACTAGCTACTACATATAATGCACCAATACTTTTGGTTGAAAAAAACAATGTACCAGCCAGTGTAAAAGCAGAATTAAAGCGTCTAAATCCTAAAGATGTAATAATAATAGGAGATGAGAATTCTATTTCTAAAACTACTACTAATCAAATTAAATCAACTGTAAGTGCTAGTCAAACACGTCTGAGTGGCTCTAATAGATATGAGACATCTCTATTGATAGCAAAAGAAATAGATAAAAATCATGATGTAGATAAAGTATATATAACAAATGCAAATGGTGGAGAAGTAGATGCACTTACTATAGCAGCAAAAGCAGGTCAAGATAAGCAACCAATTATATTAAGTGATAAAGACAGTCTTAAAAATGATACATATAAGTGGCTACAAAGTGAGGATTTACAAAGTGCCTACTTTATAGGTGGTCCTCAAATGTTATCAACAAATGTTATCAATAAAATAAATGATATAACTAAAGATAGTGTTACTAAAAATAGAGTATATGGAGCAGATAGACATGAAACAAACGCAAATGTAATAAAAACATTCTACACAGAGGATGAATTAGAAGCTGTTTTAGTAGCTAAATCAGATGTACTTGTTGATGCCTTGGCAGCAGGACCATTGGCTGCTAGCTTAAAATCTCCAATACTTATAACGCCAAAAACATATGTATCTGCATATCATAAGGATAATTTAGAAGCTAAGTCTGCTAATAAGGTATACAAAATAGGTGGTGGATTGACTTCTAAAGTAATGAGTTCTATAGCAGCATCATTATCTAAACATAATACAACACCAACAGAACCAGGGACTGATAATGGAGCAAAGACAGTTATGATTGACCCAGGTCATGGTGGTTCAGATACTGGAACGACAGGAAAACCATTAGGAGGTATTAAAGAAAAAGATTATACTTTAAATACTTCACTTGCAACAACTGAGTATTTACGTTCAAAAGGTATAAATGTAATTATGACTAGAGATACAGATAAGACTTTATCACTTGGAAATAGAACTGCCTTATCTAACTCTTTAAGACCAGATTTATTTACAAGCATACACTATAATGCTTCTGATACAACTGGAAATGGAGTAGAAGTATTTTATAAACTTGCAGATAAAAATGGTGGAACTACTAAAACTGTAGCTACAAACATATTAAATAGAATTTTAGAAAAGTTTAACCTTAAAAATAGAGGAATAAAAACAAGAACACTATCAACTGACCCTACAAAGGATTATTTATATGTTTTAAGAACTAATGATATGCCAGCTGTACTTGTAGAATGTGCATTTTTAGATAATGAAAAGGACATGAGTTTACTGGATACATCATCAAAAGTAAAGGATATGGGTACACAAATAGGTAAAGGTATAGAAGAATCATTAAAATAG
- a CDS encoding glucosaminidase domain-containing protein — translation MARKCIKNLGKNKSIRRLKLIFKKIFITVFIIASIIAVFNITKYFEDLYKVRDIKTTKIEYYMDVADEAGGGKVQLSWKELLAIDMVIYDEDLSNIKKKDTLNVGEKFIVEDKNDKGEKVYKVKKFNKVLNELKFDTSQKSRAKKYMKNLEYTYLGNKELKDSDEKIKFIRKLEDSAIREYIDYGILPSITIGQAILESGWGNSKLTKQSNNLFGIKADKAWKGKSVSISTSEHYNEKIVASFRSYGSLEDSVKDHGLFLVNNKRYRKNGLFEAKDYISQAQALEDAGYSTAEDKSGNRIYAELLIEVIRSYNLQLIDNKVETK, via the coding sequence ATGGCTAGAAAATGTATAAAAAATTTAGGGAAAAATAAAAGTATAAGAAGATTAAAGCTTATATTTAAAAAGATATTTATTACTGTATTTATAATAGCAAGTATAATAGCTGTTTTTAACATAACAAAATATTTTGAAGACCTATATAAAGTAAGAGATATAAAAACTACTAAAATTGAATACTATATGGATGTAGCTGATGAAGCAGGGGGCGGAAAAGTTCAATTAAGCTGGAAAGAGTTACTTGCTATAGACATGGTAATATATGATGAAGATTTAAGTAATATAAAAAAGAAAGATACATTAAATGTTGGTGAAAAATTTATAGTAGAAGACAAAAATGATAAAGGAGAAAAAGTATACAAGGTAAAAAAGTTTAATAAAGTATTGAATGAATTGAAATTTGACACTTCTCAAAAAAGTAGAGCAAAAAAATACATGAAGAATTTAGAATACACATATCTTGGAAATAAAGAATTAAAAGATAGTGATGAAAAAATTAAGTTTATAAGGAAATTGGAAGACTCAGCTATAAGAGAGTATATCGATTATGGTATATTGCCATCTATAACAATTGGACAAGCAATACTAGAATCTGGGTGGGGGAATTCTAAACTTACAAAGCAAAGTAATAATTTATTTGGTATAAAGGCAGATAAAGCATGGAAGGGAAAAAGTGTATCAATTTCAACTTCTGAACATTATAATGAAAAAATTGTAGCAAGTTTTAGGTCATATGGTTCATTGGAGGACTCTGTAAAAGACCATGGGTTATTTTTAGTGAATAATAAAAGGTATAGAAAAAATGGATTGTTTGAAGCAAAAGACTATATTAGTCAAGCACAAGCATTAGAAGATGCTGGATATAGTACAGCTGAAGATAAAAGTGGGAATCGTATATATGCAGAACTACTAATAGAGGTTATTAGAAGTTATAACTTACAGTTAATAGATAATAAAGTAGAAACAAAATAA
- the wecB gene encoding UDP-N-acetylglucosamine 2-epimerase (non-hydrolyzing) has product MNDIKVMTVFGTRPEAIKVAPLIKELEKRKYIKSVVCVTAQHREMLDQVIETFDINVDYDLDIMKKGQSLNDITCKVLNELPIIIDKEKPDVILVHGDTTTTLATSLTAFYSKVLVGHIEAGLRTYDKYSPFPEELNRQLTGIIADIHFAPTNLAKQNLISEGKSKSNIFVTGNTAIDTLKMTIRENYTHPIIDKLGEDRMILLTSHRRENLGEPMRNIFRAVKRIVDEFEDVQVVYPIHLNPEIRDISSEVFGKNSKKIHIIEPLEVVDFHNFLNKAYMIMTDSGGIQEEAPSLGKPVLVLRKKTERIEGIEAKTLKLIGTNEENIYNDVKQLLTNRNDYIQMSKASNPYGDGNASKYIVDIIVKKFN; this is encoded by the coding sequence ATGAATGACATCAAGGTTATGACTGTATTTGGAACTAGACCTGAAGCTATCAAAGTAGCTCCTTTAATTAAGGAACTTGAAAAAAGAAAGTATATAAAAAGTGTTGTGTGTGTGACAGCACAACATAGAGAAATGCTTGACCAAGTTATAGAAACTTTCGATATAAATGTAGACTATGATTTAGATATAATGAAAAAAGGTCAAAGTTTAAATGATATAACATGTAAAGTTTTAAATGAACTTCCTATAATTATAGATAAAGAAAAGCCAGATGTAATCTTAGTACATGGAGATACAACGACAACTCTAGCTACTAGTTTAACTGCGTTTTATAGTAAAGTTCTAGTAGGTCATATAGAAGCAGGGCTTAGAACTTATGATAAATACTCTCCATTTCCAGAAGAACTAAATAGACAACTTACAGGAATTATTGCTGATATACACTTTGCCCCTACTAATTTGGCAAAACAAAATTTAATTTCAGAAGGAAAGTCTAAAAGCAATATATTTGTAACAGGCAATACTGCAATTGATACATTAAAGATGACAATAAGAGAGAATTATACTCATCCTATAATTGATAAGCTTGGTGAGGACAGAATGATTTTATTGACTTCTCATAGGAGAGAAAACTTAGGCGAACCTATGAGAAATATATTTAGAGCTGTAAAACGTATAGTAGATGAATTTGAAGATGTACAGGTAGTATATCCTATACATTTAAATCCTGAAATACGTGATATATCTAGTGAGGTATTTGGTAAAAACTCTAAAAAAATTCACATTATTGAGCCTTTAGAAGTGGTTGATTTTCATAATTTTTTAAACAAAGCCTATATGATAATGACTGATAGTGGAGGAATACAGGAAGAAGCTCCATCACTAGGAAAGCCAGTACTTGTGTTAAGAAAAAAGACAGAAAGAATAGAAGGTATTGAAGCAAAAACACTTAAATTAATAGGTACAAATGAAGAAAATATATATAATGATGTAAAACAATTATTAACAAATAGAAATGATTATATTCAAATGAGTAAAGCTTCTAATCCATATGGGGATGGAAATGCGAGTAAGTATATAGTGGATATAATAGTGAAAAAATTTAATTGA
- a CDS encoding hydrolase: MNKNVNKFKFRKNILILGIILTFVFIIYFVNVELKNRSLVNSQYEGKIKSANLSVDYEINQVMKDIDKLGLNTINVPIVINVDDINSDIMSIDNNSKKKATKLIKKLNKKGISTILEAYPWIKNGELYETDWNPMNKKRFFYNWQNTVLNELIEDVANPLDVKVLNVGSNFVYLEEYQQNWDEVIDFVQSKFDGLVTYRTNWWYTKKGDLDSKLSYEQKLNNNFFDKLDFISIATYFELSDKPVNTVDELISALHSSTVNNRGQNIKEELYNLSKVHRKPIFFGELGFSNRENASSQPWNHVPSDIINDEEQSRCFEAYRRVFEKEDWINGFSVFCVGKIDEEKNFYPSKESIKIIKSWYK, translated from the coding sequence TTGAATAAAAATGTAAACAAATTTAAATTTAGGAAAAATATTTTAATCTTAGGAATTATTTTAACTTTTGTATTTATAATTTATTTTGTAAATGTTGAATTAAAAAATAGAAGTTTAGTAAATAGCCAGTATGAGGGAAAGATTAAATCAGCTAATTTATCTGTAGATTATGAAATAAATCAAGTTATGAAGGATATAGATAAGTTAGGATTGAATACAATAAATGTACCTATAGTTATAAATGTGGATGATATTAATTCTGATATCATGTCAATAGATAATAATAGCAAAAAAAAGGCAACAAAACTAATAAAAAAGTTAAACAAGAAGGGGATTTCCACAATATTAGAAGCATATCCATGGATAAAAAATGGAGAGTTATATGAGACAGATTGGAATCCTATGAATAAAAAAAGATTTTTTTATAACTGGCAAAATACTGTATTAAATGAACTTATAGAAGATGTAGCAAACCCGTTGGATGTAAAGGTTTTAAATGTAGGCTCTAATTTTGTATATTTAGAAGAATATCAACAAAATTGGGATGAAGTAATAGATTTTGTACAATCAAAATTTGATGGTCTTGTAACATATAGAACTAATTGGTGGTATACAAAAAAAGGTGATTTAGATAGTAAATTATCTTATGAACAAAAACTAAATAATAATTTTTTTGATAAGCTAGATTTTATATCTATAGCAACGTATTTTGAGTTAAGTGATAAACCTGTCAATACAGTTGATGAATTGATTTCTGCCCTACATTCATCTACTGTGAATAATAGAGGACAAAATATAAAAGAAGAACTATATAATCTTTCTAAGGTTCATCGTAAACCGATATTTTTTGGAGAATTAGGTTTTTCAAATAGAGAAAATGCAAGCTCTCAGCCGTGGAATCATGTTCCTTCAGATATTATAAATGATGAAGAACAATCAAGATGTTTTGAAGCATATAGGAGAGTTTTTGAAAAAGAGGATTGGATAAATGGTTTCTCTGTGTTTTGTGTAGGTAAAATTGATGAAGAAAAAAATTTTTATCCATCAAAGGAGAGTATAAAGATTATTAAATCTTGGTATAAATAA
- a CDS encoding cellulose biosynthesis cyclic di-GMP-binding regulatory protein BcsB, with translation MKKFVILIASLVLFFSNIVFVDEVKADEIKVKNYKFERDVTIDGVIGSNSTFFEVNKNWDVEEVLFNLNFSKSQILNGDVSSLTILINNVPIKSIKLNAKKDYKDTLKVLIPKDYIIQGYNEIKVKTYKTISDEICQDDSNTGNWMVIHKESYTSIRYKQKKLGNSINEYPYPYIEIEENFKLDTTLVVPDNMSRGESTAVFNLASEFGKITQNDKLQFDVKLYSEMKNWSDDNIIYIGKPENTAEEILNILSAKEQTLLSSNCIIKQIDSPYNKNKKMMVVIGSNEEDLIKASNLLIDNRLSNQILSSSILVNKDTNIKTDGEQELNLGHITLEDLGYTDILLEGAFSQQALFDVRIPKGRKIDNGSKIVLNLRYSDNLDFDKSLVTVYINDVVVGSKKLDRSYSNNDKLELKIPKDIDNKNYYQVKLVFNLSIKNLNCVTRESNNPWAYVSNSSYLELSTKENPSLNFESYPYPFIKNDKFNDLTVIMPDYTGSQAMTWMSRLGVNLGANMNSHEGNINVIRGKEFSNKYKDTNIIVFGVPFNNSVIKMINSNLNIKFNKNYSNFLSNDKISLIDDYGKNISSIQLIKSPYNNQKNIMVISSIDEKNLYLGMDYLLNKSQVNDLKGDTLTIDEYGEVKDLTYNTKINKEIKDKSGELNISKTAKVFFVVSFIVIIVAAILSILFIKKYKRR, from the coding sequence ATGAAAAAATTTGTTATATTAATTGCATCTTTAGTATTGTTTTTTTCAAATATCGTATTTGTAGATGAAGTAAAAGCTGATGAAATTAAAGTCAAAAATTATAAGTTTGAAAGAGATGTAACTATTGATGGAGTTATAGGAAGTAATAGTACTTTTTTTGAAGTAAATAAAAATTGGGACGTTGAGGAAGTGTTATTTAATCTTAATTTTAGTAAGAGTCAAATATTAAATGGAGATGTTTCAAGCTTAACTATCTTAATAAATAATGTACCAATAAAATCTATTAAATTAAATGCTAAAAAAGATTATAAAGATACATTAAAAGTATTGATACCAAAAGATTATATAATACAGGGATATAACGAAATAAAAGTAAAAACATATAAAACAATATCTGATGAAATATGTCAGGATGATTCTAACACTGGAAACTGGATGGTTATTCATAAGGAATCTTATACATCAATTAGATATAAGCAGAAAAAACTGGGCAATTCAATAAATGAGTATCCATATCCATATATAGAAATTGAAGAAAATTTTAAATTAGATACAACTTTAGTAGTTCCAGATAACATGAGTAGAGGCGAATCTACAGCTGTGTTTAATTTAGCATCAGAATTTGGAAAAATAACACAGAACGATAAATTACAGTTTGATGTTAAATTATATTCGGAAATGAAGAACTGGTCAGATGATAACATTATATATATTGGTAAACCTGAAAATACAGCAGAAGAAATCTTAAATATTCTAAGTGCAAAGGAACAAACTTTATTATCTTCAAATTGTATAATTAAACAGATAGATTCTCCTTATAATAAGAATAAGAAGATGATGGTAGTAATAGGTAGCAATGAAGAGGACTTAATAAAAGCATCAAATTTATTGATAGACAATAGACTTTCTAACCAAATTTTATCATCATCAATACTTGTAAATAAAGATACTAATATAAAGACGGATGGTGAACAAGAGTTAAATTTAGGTCATATAACGTTAGAAGACCTAGGATATACAGACATTTTGTTGGAAGGTGCATTTAGTCAACAAGCTTTATTCGATGTTAGAATACCAAAAGGTAGGAAGATAGATAATGGTTCAAAGATTGTTTTAAATTTAAGATATTCTGATAATTTGGATTTTGACAAATCATTGGTTACAGTGTATATAAATGATGTTGTTGTAGGAAGTAAAAAATTAGATAGGTCATATTCAAACAATGACAAACTAGAATTAAAAATACCTAAAGATATAGATAATAAAAACTACTATCAAGTTAAGCTGGTGTTTAATTTAAGTATAAAAAATTTAAATTGTGTTACAAGAGAAAGTAATAATCCTTGGGCATATGTGTCAAATAGCTCTTATTTGGAATTATCAACAAAAGAGAATCCTTCACTGAATTTCGAAAGTTATCCATATCCATTTATTAAGAATGATAAGTTTAATGATTTAACTGTGATAATGCCAGATTATACAGGGTCACAAGCAATGACATGGATGTCTAGACTAGGCGTTAATTTAGGTGCAAATATGAATTCACATGAGGGAAACATAAATGTAATTAGAGGTAAAGAGTTTAGTAATAAATATAAGGATACGAATATTATAGTTTTTGGGGTACCATTTAACAACTCCGTTATAAAGATGATAAATAGTAATTTAAATATAAAGTTCAATAAGAACTATTCTAACTTTTTATCAAATGATAAGATAAGCCTTATTGACGATTATGGTAAAAATATCTCATCAATACAATTGATAAAATCACCTTACAATAATCAAAAAAATATTATGGTAATCAGTTCAATAGATGAAAAAAATTTATATTTAGGAATGGATTATTTATTAAATAAAAGTCAAGTAAATGATTTAAAAGGAGATACATTAACAATTGATGAATATGGAGAAGTAAAAGATTTAACTTATAATACAAAAATAAATAAAGAAATAAAAGATAAAAGTGGAGAATTGAATATAAGTAAAACAGCTAAAGTTTTTTTTGTTGTTTCTTTTATTGTTATAATTGTGGCTGCAATTCTATCAATATTATTTATCAAGAAATATAAAAGAAGATAA
- a CDS encoding glycosyltransferase yields MRGLNVSEYLFIFSLFSIWSLLLINIILAMGGYIFYFKNFDKKIKKIDRYPIVSILVPAHNEAKVIGRTVESLLLLNYPKDKMELIVINDNSSDNSREILESIKSKYKNYNFTIINTDSITGGKGKSNALNIGYKISKGEFIAVYDADNTPDRDALRYLIQTIVLDDELGAVIGKFRTRNKSKNLLTKFINIETLSFQWMSQAGRWQLLNLCTIPGTNFILRKSIIEEIGGWDSKAIAEDTEISFRIYKLGYKIKLVPQSITWEQEPETIKVWIKQRTRWAKGNIYVLMKYIKNIFKQGKNKIVFDIAYFFSVYFLFLTSVIISDILFVLSVFKLIEISIPINFIIIWILSYILFIIEVSISLTIEKGEATIENILIVAIMYFTYSQLWLFVAIKGMVEYLKDIIFKREVKWYKTERF; encoded by the coding sequence ATGAGAGGATTAAATGTATCAGAGTATCTATTTATATTTAGTTTATTTAGTATATGGTCTTTACTACTTATAAATATAATTTTAGCTATGGGAGGTTATATATTTTATTTTAAGAACTTTGATAAAAAAATAAAAAAAATTGATAGATATCCAATAGTATCTATACTTGTTCCTGCTCATAATGAAGCAAAGGTAATAGGTAGGACTGTCGAATCTTTATTGCTACTTAATTATCCTAAAGATAAAATGGAACTTATTGTGATAAATGATAATTCTTCTGATAATAGTAGAGAAATTTTAGAGAGCATAAAAAGTAAATATAAAAACTATAATTTCACTATTATAAATACAGATAGCATAACTGGAGGTAAGGGAAAATCAAATGCATTAAATATTGGATATAAAATTTCAAAAGGAGAGTTTATAGCAGTATATGATGCAGATAACACCCCAGATAGAGATGCACTTAGGTACTTAATACAGACAATAGTTCTAGATGATGAATTAGGTGCTGTTATTGGAAAGTTTAGAACTAGAAATAAAAGTAAAAATCTATTGACGAAATTTATAAATATTGAAACTTTAAGCTTTCAGTGGATGTCTCAAGCTGGTAGATGGCAATTACTTAATTTGTGTACAATACCAGGAACTAACTTTATATTGAGAAAAAGTATTATAGAAGAAATTGGGGGATGGGATAGCAAAGCAATTGCAGAAGATACAGAAATTAGCTTTAGAATATATAAGTTAGGATATAAGATAAAACTTGTGCCACAGTCAATAACATGGGAGCAGGAGCCAGAAACTATTAAAGTTTGGATAAAGCAAAGGACTAGATGGGCAAAAGGTAATATATACGTTTTAATGAAATATATAAAAAATATATTTAAACAAGGAAAAAATAAAATTGTATTTGATATAGCCTACTTTTTTTCTGTATATTTTCTATTTTTAACATCTGTTATTATCTCAGATATTTTATTTGTCTTAAGTGTATTTAAATTAATAGAGATTTCTATTCCAATCAACTTTATCATAATATGGATACTATCATACATTTTGTTTATTATAGAAGTGAGTATAAGCTTAACTATAGAAAAAGGTGAGGCTACAATTGAGAATATACTTATAGTAGCAATTATGTATTTTACATATTCTCAACTATGGTTATTTGTTGCTATAAAAGGAATGGTAGAGTATTTAAAAGATATAATTTTTAAAAGAGAAGTCAAGTGGTATAAAACAGAAAGATTTTAA
- a CDS encoding polysaccharide deacetylase family protein gives MMFKIYNKNLSKGLIILLIILIISNFNIHSYAIETYSDTNKVLIVYDSKKETSYNRDILNMIRTLLGRFSSNIELLKLSNYGNEINKTYYSHIFIIGINENSYNNDEKTNTLINSLDSYKGVICWLGYGIENLLEYKKYNLEYVKKTNNINGVTYKGKEYNLDEHYLFNIVKSTNKNSKIIGTISDTVNEYPYIVNDKNLFYVSKLDLDGVLFYIFCDSLNDVFDIKTFNKGRIFVRIEDVHAFREPKELIKIADYLSNKNIPFTIALIPAYVNPKNHKITTLSESPEIVKAVKYMQDKGGTVILHGYTHQYKNEEVSGEGYEFWDGERDEPLKENMTVFVKDRVLKGLRICIENGIYPLAFEAPHYAIESDGYKELKKYFSTYVGQHQNNDKKFSTNTYPYVIRDTEEFNIFIPENLGYIDPEDKFTFQNIKENLDIVSIVRGFSGGFFFHSYLDIKYLKDTIEYLEKQNIEFMDLRDFDNWVKVDDIQIRNDGNEIKVNYDRNLEKNNEDETIFKSISKMSKILISIVSISVLVFVIIFIYFRKIDKKKFLK, from the coding sequence ATGATGTTTAAAATATACAATAAAAATTTATCTAAAGGATTAATTATACTTTTAATAATATTGATAATATCAAATTTTAATATACACTCATATGCAATAGAAACTTATTCTGATACAAATAAGGTGTTGATTGTTTACGACTCCAAGAAAGAAACATCTTACAATAGAGACATATTGAATATGATAAGAACTCTATTAGGTAGATTTAGCTCAAATATTGAGTTATTAAAATTAAGTAACTATGGTAATGAGATAAATAAAACTTATTATAGTCATATATTTATTATAGGGATAAATGAAAATTCATATAATAATGACGAAAAAACTAACACCTTAATTAATTCATTAGATTCCTATAAAGGAGTCATCTGTTGGTTAGGGTATGGTATAGAAAATTTGTTGGAATATAAGAAATACAATTTAGAATATGTAAAAAAAACAAATAATATAAACGGTGTAACTTATAAAGGTAAAGAGTATAACTTAGATGAACACTATTTATTTAATATTGTAAAATCAACAAATAAAAATAGCAAAATTATAGGAACTATTAGTGATACAGTAAATGAATATCCATATATTGTGAATGATAAAAATCTTTTCTATGTATCGAAATTGGATTTAGATGGTGTTTTATTTTATATATTTTGTGATTCATTAAATGATGTGTTTGATATTAAAACCTTTAATAAGGGTCGCATATTTGTAAGAATAGAAGATGTACATGCATTTAGAGAACCAAAAGAATTAATAAAAATAGCTGATTATTTAAGCAATAAGAACATACCATTTACAATTGCTTTGATACCAGCTTATGTAAATCCTAAAAATCATAAAATAACTACTTTATCAGAAAGTCCTGAGATTGTAAAAGCAGTAAAATACATGCAAGATAAGGGTGGTACAGTGATATTACATGGATACACTCATCAATATAAAAATGAAGAAGTTTCTGGAGAAGGGTATGAATTTTGGGATGGCGAAAGAGATGAGCCATTAAAAGAAAATATGACAGTTTTTGTGAAAGATAGAGTTTTAAAAGGGCTTAGAATATGTATAGAAAATGGGATTTATCCTCTTGCATTTGAAGCTCCTCATTATGCAATAGAATCTGACGGATATAAAGAATTAAAAAAATATTTTTCTACTTATGTGGGACAACATCAAAATAATGATAAAAAATTTAGCACAAATACATATCCCTATGTTATTAGGGATACAGAAGAGTTTAATATATTTATACCTGAGAATTTGGGATATATAGACCCAGAGGATAAGTTTACTTTTCAGAATATAAAAGAAAATTTAGATATAGTATCTATTGTCAGAGGTTTTAGTGGAGGGTTTTTCTTTCATTCATATTTAGATATAAAGTATTTGAAAGATACAATAGAATATCTAGAAAAACAAAATATTGAGTTTATGGATTTAAGAGATTTTGATAATTGGGTAAAGGTTGATGATATTCAAATAAGAAATGATGGAAATGAAATTAAAGTCAATTATGATAGAAATTTAGAAAAAAATAATGAAGATGAAACTATATTTAAATCTATATCTAAAATGAGCAAAATTTTAATATCAATAGTATCTATAAGTGTTTTAGTTTTTGTAATTATATTTATATATTTTAGAAAGATAGATAAGAAGAAATTTTTAAAATAA